The following proteins are encoded in a genomic region of Solea senegalensis isolate Sse05_10M unplaced genomic scaffold, IFAPA_SoseM_1 scf7180000014299, whole genome shotgun sequence:
- the lrrc29 gene encoding dynein regulatory complex subunit 6 isoform X1, with the protein MGDIHLEEVKDTPELPVEVIVYILSFLHASDRKEASLVCRSWYDASQDLRFQKNAMFCFPASASSLELVRGLSRRSRCSLIISQLDGFSMSKSLLLEVGLCLGSKLESLALPGSSITEASLLTLLPCLTSLRRLDLRGLDSLFMSGAFLSREEHRQQVRSALCGLEELDLSDLRYLSDLTFNRLTSCTPRLRRLSLSGCHIAFEFDPYRGRPVGAVEASSALLSLRNLKRLVTEQKSTLVALDLSRTSITPESLRTIAQIQGLVLEELRLHGCKELTNYSIEALVKHQPNLRRLDISACTELTSRSVEAIAQGLKSLTHLSLSRDWRITEKGLADLLSVSSLKSLDLSECLHISGAEMVKGFVGPDPTRAQLETLSLKSCTYIRDLALYSLAQFLGDTLCELDLTSCVNLTDLSVCAIATYLQRLVVLRLGWCKEVTDWGLLGMVERIQYELDNKMKDKGPKFTRTFGNMGFFKPPHLSFEDRPRLVTQSDLEQLKQQAGASLLALNRLQELDLSACSKLTDSSITQVLRHPDLHRLSLSMLPEITDESLALVARHCRSLTSLNLSYCPHISDQGVAQAAPYLRRLQHLNLSFCNKITDRSLFYLVQHCKRLRTLDISKCKNISMTAMDLLQSQLPSLENVSCRLIGGFDPNFRI; encoded by the exons atgggCGACATTCATTTAGAGGAGGTGAAGGACACACCTGAGCTCCCAGTGGag GTCATAGTTTATATCCTGAGCTTCCTTCACGCCTCAGACAGGAAGGAAGCCTCGCTGGTTTGCCGCAGCTGGTACGATGCCAGCCAGGACCTGCGCTTCCAG aAGAACGCCATGTTCTGTTTTCCCGCCTCAGCCTCATCCCTGGAGCTAGTGAGGGGTCTGAGCAGAAGGTCCCGCTGCAGTCTGATTATCAGCCAGCTGGATGGCTTCAGCATGTCCAAATCACTGCTGCTGGAG GTGGGTCTGTGTCTGGGCTCCAAACTGGAGAGCTTGGCTCTGCCTGGCAGCAGTATCACAGAGGCGTCTCTGCTCACCCTCCTCCCTTGCCTCACCTCCCTCCGCAGACTGGACCTCAGGGGCCTGGACAGCCTCTTCATGTCTGGAGCCTTTCTGTCCAGGGAGGAGCACCGGCAGCAG GTGAGGTCAGCTCTCTGTGGTCTGGAGGAGCTGGACTTGTCCGATCTGCGCTACCTCTCCGACCTCACCTTCAACCGGCTCACCAGCTGCACGCCGCGCCTGCGCCGGCTCTCGCTGTCCGGCTGCCACATCGCGTTCGAGTTCGATCCGTATCGGGGGCGTCCGGTGGGAGCCGTCGAGGCCTCGTCCGCGCTGCTGTCGCTGAGGAACTTGAAGAGGCTGGTGACGGAGCAGAAGTCCACCCTTGTAGCTCTGGACCTCAGCAGAACCTCCATCACCCCCGAGTCGTTACGCACTATTGCACAG ATTCAGGGTTTGGTCTTGGAGGAGCTGCGTCTCCATGGTTGTAAGGAGCTGACCAACTATTCAATCGAGGCTCTGGTGAAGCACCAGCCGAACCTTCGCAGACTGGACATCAGCGCCTGCACTGAGCTGACCAGCAGGTCTGTAGAGGCTATAGCACAGGGCCTGAAGTCACTAACGCACCTGTCCTTGTCCCGCGACTGGAGGATCACGGAAAAAG GCCTCGCTGACTTGCTGTctgtgtcgtcactgaagagccTGGATCTGTCCGAGTGTCTGCACATCAGCGGAGCAGAGATGGTGAAAGGTTTTGTGGGACCTGATCCAACGAGAGCACAGCTGGAGACACTCAGCCTCAAGAGCTGCACCTACATCAGg gATCTTGCCCTTTACTCTCTCGCCCAGTTTCTTGGCGACACCCTCTGTGAGCTGGACCTGACCTCATGCGTAAATCTGACAGATCTGTCGGTGTGTGCTATCGCCACCTACCTGCAGAGGCTGGTAGTGCTGCGGCTCGGCTGGTGCAAAGAAGTGACAGACTGGGGTTTACTGGGGATGGTGGAGAGAATCCAGTATGAGCTTGACAACAAGATG AAAGACAAAGGTCCCAAGTTCACGCGGACATTTGGCAACATGGGCTTCTTCAAGCCTCCTCATTTGTCCTTTGAGGATCGACCCAGGCTGGTGACGCAGAGTGACTTGGAGCAGTTGAAGCAGCAGGCTGGAGCCTCACTTCTCGCGCTCAACAGGCTGCAGGAGCTGGACCTCAGCGCCTGCTCCAAACTCACCGACAGCAGCATCACACAG GTGTTGCGTCACCCAGACCTCcaccgtctgtctctctccatgcTGCCCGAGATCACAGACGAGAGCTTGGCGCTGGTGGCCCGGCACTGCCGCAGCCTCACCAGCCTGAATCTGAGCTACTGCCCGCACATCAGCGACCAGGGAGTAGCGCAGGCGGCGCCATACCTCCGCAGACTCCAGCATCTCAACCTCTCCTTTTGTAATAAGATCACggacag ATCCTTGTTTTACCTGGTGCAGCACTGCAAGCGCCTGAGAACACTGGACATCTCCAAGTGCAAGAACATCTCCATGACGGCGATGGACCTCCTGCAGTCACAGCTGCCATCCCTGGAGAATGTCTCCTGTAGATTAATAGGTGGGTTTGACCCCAATTTCAGAATCTGA
- the LOC122761004 gene encoding LOW QUALITY PROTEIN: cyclic nucleotide-gated cation channel beta-1-like (The sequence of the model RefSeq protein was modified relative to this genomic sequence to represent the inferred CDS: deleted 1 base in 1 codon; substituted 1 base at 1 genomic stop codon) codes for MFNWVVKVVPQPPPETDAAAKTPSAAAIPSNTKQVQSPPQKNTGDVSEDSQVQTGVLGWLSNGFVSALPQPTGSPRLSRASEDRCEEDGERSGVINWVTQGLTKVLPQPDDKYRETDTNEEHTEVYDLATMPDHDPLPHIPVVEILSDDEEEPSQSSQFPPNVVKWVKDIVPQPVLRSSGAITEPPIKSSHSSRSSLDKILSPPPESLSGISLDTDNKVSGVVSWFVSGLGLKLPQPVSQPKDDIEGAVAALQKASFKNKPDIVLEDVESDHEGQQEPDYKPPVPTTAVTPPSPETHHEQSSSLASMVVSHECGDSSPVPEQPESATRITQEDAETQTGRWTPFMESIKREAEDVALATMEERLLVERMEMARVAEEVARQTAEMTIRQLAGEGQSIKLSLGSEELLEEPETELEESLTEEEQKEETEELAVTFPESKEEATPQQTSPSLPPSPEPESEEESEPESEPESEPAVEEETGDNHCETEPVTQQPQRAEGDSPDTNTDQAAQKEEEATGDDCGAPVSCDAFKSCLMRTPHTSECFGNINAFFKENGISSLKIPSMPKLPTQFSDVTKYCPTLPPELRQEFSQIRLTQVPRNIARSVSGLFPSGSEGWVDPTLSSLSQSFSNIPQKLSQVPTRTQQYLSNVQNRLNSLMPQDAXEQQQQQQKQKQDNNQQDVELNRLVGPSPLSPPVHPHLRSRSPSPSSPSGSTLELPNVPSYPRLPPIVSPPSKQLHSPSHQLSGLSNPAFFIEDDPDISPLRPTESSSISLRPAVNVEDVDSDNERKGEGAGGGGGREEEQNSIPQILTPQDPKLTTLTVPVTPSGGRQSKGDKDGRNRGSIWSKISKLHSQSEDDDDEGSTPVRAWPSQSSLHSTDDILKERPASSASQTSTVVNERLQELVKMFKHRTEKAKEKLIEPDSSDEDSVVTCSLLIEPDSSDEDSVVPSPPQPAPGAKPQDEGDKEDQAGPSGGEEEGEVKSEAEMEQASSCCKVKAPRWMRACIRYRFPASIDPFTNLMYVLWMFLVCLAWNWSLWFIPVRWAFPYHTPDNIYYWLLTDYLCDLIYILDITVFQPRLQFVRGGDIVCDKKDMRKNYMKTRRFKFDVASLVPLELFYFKTGINPLLRLPRLLKINSFFEFNERLEAILTKAFIYRVIRTTTYLLYCLHCNACLYYWGSAFTGLGSTKWVYNGEGNSYIRCYYFAVKSLITIGGLPDPTTLFEIVFQLINYFVGVFAFSIMIGQMRDVVGAATAGQTYYRTCMDSTIKYMSSYRIPKDVQNRVKTWYNYTWQSQGMLDEQELLTQLPDKMRLDIAIDVNYSIVSKVPLFQGCDRQMIFDMLKSLRSVVYLPGDYVCKKGEVGREMYIIKAGEVQVVGGPDGKTVFVTLRAGSVFGEISLLAIGGGNRRTANVIAHGFANLFILDKKDLNEILVHYPESKKLLRKKARKMLNKGKKPEPKEEAKDPPPAPAAPVRQETPKLLRAALEMKQRTSGLKGALAEVKRKTSKSFISSQLSVSSSQPPPSPTSSSGPERDGDTPSPIFASSMTLNRCHSNSSTEDAVEDKGNESGSRKNDGEVRQEGRKER; via the exons atGTTTAACTGGGTGGTGAAAGTGGTCCCTCAACCACCTCCTGAGACAGATGCTGCTGCCAAgactccctctgctgctgca ATTCCATCAAATACTAAACAGG TTCAGAGCCCTCCACAGAAAAACACTGGGGATGTTTCAGAGGACAG TCAGGTCCAGACTGGAGTGTTAGGCTGGCTGTCTAATGGTTTCGTCAGCGCTCTGCCGCAGCCCACCGGCTCCCCTCGACTCAGCAGAGCATCTGaagacaga TGTGAAGAGGATGGAGAAAG GTCTGGAGTGATCAACTGGGTCACTCAGGGTCTGACCAAGGTTCTGCCTCAGCCTGATGACAAGTACAGAGAGACGGACACCAACGAGGAGCACACTGAG gTCTATGATTTAGCAACAATGCCAG ATCATGACCCCCTCCCTCACATCCCAGTGGTGGAGATATTGTCAGATGATGAGGAAGAACCGAGTCAATCCTCTCAGTTCCCGCCCAA cGTGGTGAAATGGGTGAAAGACATTGTCCCTCAGCCAGTTTTACGATCCAGCGGTGCAATCACAGAACCGCCGATCAAGTCGTCCCACTCCTCTCGCTCCTCTCTGGACAAAA TTCTGTCTCCACCGCCTGAATCTCTGAGTGGAATCTCACTTGACACCGACAACAAAGTCTCTGG TGTGGTCAGCTGGTTCGTGTCAGGACTGGGCCTGAAGTTGCCTCAGCCTGTGAGTCAACCCAAAGATGATATCGAA GGTGCAGTGGCGGCTCTACAGAAAG CCTCATTCAAAAACAAGCCTGACATAGTGCTGGAGGACGTGGAGTCAGACCACGAGGGTCAGCAGGAACCCGATTACAAACCTCCTGTGCCGACCACAGCGGTGACTCCACCGTCACCAGAGACACACCATGAGCAGTCCTCTTCGTTGGCATCCATGGTGGTGTCCCACGAGTGTGGTGACTCCAGTCCGGTACCAGAACAACCAGAGAGTGCAACAAGAATTACTCAGGAAGATGCTGAGACTCAGACGGGCCGGTGGACACCGTTCATGGAGAGCATCAAGAGGGAGGCTGAAGATGTAGCTCTGGCTACCATGGAAGAACG TCTGCTGGTGGAGCGCATGGAAATGGCACGAGTAGCTGAAGAAGTGGCCAGACAGACAGCGGAAATGACCATCAGACAGTTGGCCGGTGAAGGACAGTCTATCAAACTCTCACTGGGCAGTGAAGAGTTGCTGGAGGAACCTGAAACCGA acTAGAAGAGAGTCTTACAGAGGAGGAACagaaggaggagacagaggaactAGCCGTCACATTTCCAG AATCAAAGGAGGAAGCTACACCGCAGCAgacttctccctctctgcctccaagTCCTGAACCTGAATCAGAAGAAGAATCTGAACCTGAATCTGAACCTGAATCTGAACCTGCTGTGGAAGAAGAGACTGGAGACAACCATTGTGAGACTGAACCTGTGACCCAGCAGccacagagagcagagggagacagTCCTGACACCAACACTGACCAAGCAGCtcaaaaa gaGGAGGAAGCTACTGGGGATGACTGTGGTG CTCCAGTCAGCTGTGATGCATTTAAGAGCTGCCTGATGCGCACCCCTCACACCTCAGAGTGCTTCGGCAACATCAACGCCTTCTTCAAAGAGAACGGCATCTCTTCGCTGAAAATACCCTCCATGCCTAAGCTGCCCACCCAGTTTTCTGACGTGACCAAGTACTGTCCCACCCTTCCCCCTGAGTTACGCCAAGAGTTCTCCCAGATTAGACTAACGCAGGTGCCCAGGAACATAGCCCGGTCTGTGTCTGGGCTTTTCCCCAGTGGCTCAGAGGGTTGGGTCGACCCCACGCTCTCCAGCCTCTCCCAGAGCTTTTCAAACATCCCTCAGAAGCTCTCCCAGGTTCCAACACGAACGCAGCAGTACCTGAGCAACGTTCAGAACCGCCTGAACAGCCTTATGCCTCAAGATGCctaag aacaacaacaacagcagcaaaaacagaaGCAGGACAATAATCAGCAAGATGTAGAACTCAACCGACTCGTCGGACCctcccctctttctcctcccgTCCATCCTCATCTCAGGTCCCGCTCCccgtctccctcctcccccAGTGGCAGCACCCTCGAGTTGCCCAATGTGCCGTCCTATCCGCGCCTGCCGCCGATTGTCAGCCCCCCGTCCAAGCAGCTCCACTCCCCGTCCCACCAGCTGTCTGGTCTCTCTAACCCGGCATTCTTCATCGAAGACGATCCAGACATTTCTCCACTGAGACCCACAG AGAGCTCCAGCATCAGCCTCCGTCCAGCTGTTAACGTAGAGGACGTTGACTCCGACAatgagagaaaaggagaaggagcgggaggaggaggaggaagagaggaggagcagaataGCATCCCGCAGATTCTCACCCCACAGGATCCCAAACTTACAACCCTCACTGTTCCTGTCACTCCGTCTGGAGGTCGTCAGAG TAAAGGAGACAAAGA TGGAAGGAATCGTGGAAGTATCTGGAGTAAGAT TTCAAAGCTTCATTCTCaaagtgaagatgatgatgatgaagggaGCACACCTGTCAGAGCCTGGCCCAGCCAGTCCAGCCTGCACAGCACGGATGATAT TCTGAAAGAGCGCCCGGCGTCTTCGGCCAGTCAGACCAGCACAGTGGTGAACGAGCGTTTGCAGGAGCTGGTCAAGATGttcaaacacagaacagagAAGGCCAAAGAGAAACTCATCGAGCCCGACAGCTCGGATGAAGACAGCGTCGTAACCT GTTCACTTCTCATCGAGCCCGACAGCTCGGATGAAGACAGCGTCGTACCCT CTCCTCCTCAGCCTGCTCCTGGAGCGAAGCCACAGGATGAGGGAGATAAGGAGGATCAAGCAGGTCCatcaggaggagaagaagaaggagaagtgaAGAGTGAGGCAGAGATGGAGCAGGCTAGCAGCTGCTGTAAGGTGAAAGCTCCACGGTGGATGCGAGCCTGTATACGCTACCGTTTCCCTGCCAGCATCGACCCCTTCACCA ACCTGATGTATGTGCTGTGGATGTTCTTGGTGTGTCTCGCGTGGAACTGGAGTCTGTGGTTCATCCCGGTGCGCTGGGCCTTTCCCTATCACACGCCAGACAATATCTACTACTGGCTTCTGACCGACTATCTGTGCGACCTCATTTACATCCTGGACATCACCGTCTTCCAGCCACGTCTTCAGTTTGTCCGTGGAGGGGACATCGTG tgtgacaaaaaagacatgagGAAGAATTACATGAAAACAAGACGCTTCAAA TTCGATGTCGCCAGTCTTGTCCCTCTGGAGCTTTTCTACTTTAAAACCGGCATCAACCCTCTGCTGCGCTTACCTCGGCTGCTGAAG ATCAACTCCTTCTTCGAATTCAATGAGCGTCTCGAGGCCATCTTGACCAAAGCCTTCATCTACAG AGTAATCCGGACCACCACCTATCTCCTGTATTGTCTCCACTGTAATGCCTGTCTGTACTACTGGGGCTCTGCCTTCACAGGACTGGGATCCACCAAGTGGGTGTACAACGGCGAGGGCAACAG TTACATTCGCTGTTACTACTTTGCGGTGAAGTCCCTGATCACCATCGGAGGATTACCAGATCCCACCACCCTGTTTGAGATCGTCTTCCAGCTAATCAACTACTTTGTGGGAGTCTTTGCCTTCTCTATCATGATTGGACAG ATGCGTGACGTGGTTGGTGCAGCCACAGCGGGTCAGACCTACTACCGCACATGTATGGACAGCACTATTAAATACATGTCCTCATATCGCATCCCCAAGGATGTCCAGAACCGCGTCAAAACCTGGTACAACTACACCTGGCAATCTCAAGGCATGCTTG ATGAGCAGGAGCTGCTGACTCAGTTGCCAGATAAAATGCGCCTGGACATTGCCATAGATGTCAACTACTCCATTGTGAGCAAAGTCCCTCTATTCCAG GGTTGTGACAGACAGATGATCTTTGATATGCTGAAAAGCCTGCGCTCTGTTGTCTACCTCCCTGGGGACTATGTCTGCAAAAAG GGTGAAGTGGGACGGGAAATGTATATCATAAAGGCAGGGGAAGTGCAGGTGGTTGGAGGACCTGATGGGAAGACGGTGTTTGTCACTCTAAGAGCAGGATCTGTCTTTGGAGAGATCAG TCTGTTGGCTATAGGTGGAGGTAACAGGCGCACAGCTAACGTGATCGCTCATGGCTTTGCCAATCTCTTCATTCTGGACAAGAAAGACCTGAATGAAATCCTGGTCCACTACCCTGAGTCCAAGAAGCTGCTCCGCAAGAAGGCCAG AAAGATGCTCAACAAGGGAAAGAAACCTGAGCCCAAAGAGGAGGCTAAGGATCCTCCACCGGCCCCTGCAGCCCCTGTCAGGCAGGAGACTCCCAAACTGCTGAGAGCTGCTCTTGAGATGAAACAGAGGACCTCTGGACTGAAAGGAGCTCTGGCTGAAGTCAAACGGAAGACCAGCAAGTCCTTTATCTCATCACAG CTCTCTGTCTCATCTTCCCAGCCTCCTCCATCTCCCACTTCCAGCTCTGGGCCTGAAAGAGATGGAGACACGCCCTCGCCCATCTTTGCCAGTTCTATGACACTTAACCGCTGCCATAGCAACAGCTCCACGGAGGAtgctgtggaggataaaggcaACGAGAGTGGTTCGAGGAAAAATGATGGGGAAGTtaggcaggaaggaaggaaagagaggtGA
- the lrrc29 gene encoding dynein regulatory complex subunit 6 isoform X2 — MGDIHLEEVKDTPELPVEVIVYILSFLHASDRKEASLVCRSWYDASQDLRFQNAMFCFPASASSLELVRGLSRRSRCSLIISQLDGFSMSKSLLLEVGLCLGSKLESLALPGSSITEASLLTLLPCLTSLRRLDLRGLDSLFMSGAFLSREEHRQQVRSALCGLEELDLSDLRYLSDLTFNRLTSCTPRLRRLSLSGCHIAFEFDPYRGRPVGAVEASSALLSLRNLKRLVTEQKSTLVALDLSRTSITPESLRTIAQIQGLVLEELRLHGCKELTNYSIEALVKHQPNLRRLDISACTELTSRSVEAIAQGLKSLTHLSLSRDWRITEKGLADLLSVSSLKSLDLSECLHISGAEMVKGFVGPDPTRAQLETLSLKSCTYIRDLALYSLAQFLGDTLCELDLTSCVNLTDLSVCAIATYLQRLVVLRLGWCKEVTDWGLLGMVERIQYELDNKMKDKGPKFTRTFGNMGFFKPPHLSFEDRPRLVTQSDLEQLKQQAGASLLALNRLQELDLSACSKLTDSSITQVLRHPDLHRLSLSMLPEITDESLALVARHCRSLTSLNLSYCPHISDQGVAQAAPYLRRLQHLNLSFCNKITDRSLFYLVQHCKRLRTLDISKCKNISMTAMDLLQSQLPSLENVSCRLIGGFDPNFRI; from the exons atgggCGACATTCATTTAGAGGAGGTGAAGGACACACCTGAGCTCCCAGTGGag GTCATAGTTTATATCCTGAGCTTCCTTCACGCCTCAGACAGGAAGGAAGCCTCGCTGGTTTGCCGCAGCTGGTACGATGCCAGCCAGGACCTGCGCTTCCAG AACGCCATGTTCTGTTTTCCCGCCTCAGCCTCATCCCTGGAGCTAGTGAGGGGTCTGAGCAGAAGGTCCCGCTGCAGTCTGATTATCAGCCAGCTGGATGGCTTCAGCATGTCCAAATCACTGCTGCTGGAG GTGGGTCTGTGTCTGGGCTCCAAACTGGAGAGCTTGGCTCTGCCTGGCAGCAGTATCACAGAGGCGTCTCTGCTCACCCTCCTCCCTTGCCTCACCTCCCTCCGCAGACTGGACCTCAGGGGCCTGGACAGCCTCTTCATGTCTGGAGCCTTTCTGTCCAGGGAGGAGCACCGGCAGCAG GTGAGGTCAGCTCTCTGTGGTCTGGAGGAGCTGGACTTGTCCGATCTGCGCTACCTCTCCGACCTCACCTTCAACCGGCTCACCAGCTGCACGCCGCGCCTGCGCCGGCTCTCGCTGTCCGGCTGCCACATCGCGTTCGAGTTCGATCCGTATCGGGGGCGTCCGGTGGGAGCCGTCGAGGCCTCGTCCGCGCTGCTGTCGCTGAGGAACTTGAAGAGGCTGGTGACGGAGCAGAAGTCCACCCTTGTAGCTCTGGACCTCAGCAGAACCTCCATCACCCCCGAGTCGTTACGCACTATTGCACAG ATTCAGGGTTTGGTCTTGGAGGAGCTGCGTCTCCATGGTTGTAAGGAGCTGACCAACTATTCAATCGAGGCTCTGGTGAAGCACCAGCCGAACCTTCGCAGACTGGACATCAGCGCCTGCACTGAGCTGACCAGCAGGTCTGTAGAGGCTATAGCACAGGGCCTGAAGTCACTAACGCACCTGTCCTTGTCCCGCGACTGGAGGATCACGGAAAAAG GCCTCGCTGACTTGCTGTctgtgtcgtcactgaagagccTGGATCTGTCCGAGTGTCTGCACATCAGCGGAGCAGAGATGGTGAAAGGTTTTGTGGGACCTGATCCAACGAGAGCACAGCTGGAGACACTCAGCCTCAAGAGCTGCACCTACATCAGg gATCTTGCCCTTTACTCTCTCGCCCAGTTTCTTGGCGACACCCTCTGTGAGCTGGACCTGACCTCATGCGTAAATCTGACAGATCTGTCGGTGTGTGCTATCGCCACCTACCTGCAGAGGCTGGTAGTGCTGCGGCTCGGCTGGTGCAAAGAAGTGACAGACTGGGGTTTACTGGGGATGGTGGAGAGAATCCAGTATGAGCTTGACAACAAGATG AAAGACAAAGGTCCCAAGTTCACGCGGACATTTGGCAACATGGGCTTCTTCAAGCCTCCTCATTTGTCCTTTGAGGATCGACCCAGGCTGGTGACGCAGAGTGACTTGGAGCAGTTGAAGCAGCAGGCTGGAGCCTCACTTCTCGCGCTCAACAGGCTGCAGGAGCTGGACCTCAGCGCCTGCTCCAAACTCACCGACAGCAGCATCACACAG GTGTTGCGTCACCCAGACCTCcaccgtctgtctctctccatgcTGCCCGAGATCACAGACGAGAGCTTGGCGCTGGTGGCCCGGCACTGCCGCAGCCTCACCAGCCTGAATCTGAGCTACTGCCCGCACATCAGCGACCAGGGAGTAGCGCAGGCGGCGCCATACCTCCGCAGACTCCAGCATCTCAACCTCTCCTTTTGTAATAAGATCACggacag ATCCTTGTTTTACCTGGTGCAGCACTGCAAGCGCCTGAGAACACTGGACATCTCCAAGTGCAAGAACATCTCCATGACGGCGATGGACCTCCTGCAGTCACAGCTGCCATCCCTGGAGAATGTCTCCTGTAGATTAATAGGTGGGTTTGACCCCAATTTCAGAATCTGA